In Deltaproteobacteria bacterium, a single genomic region encodes these proteins:
- a CDS encoding ACT domain-containing protein, with translation MAGKTNLEELLSSIAPRLSPISYVFCCVQGSYGDFSNLKPLASFAEDEGLTLVIPENQAMEHNLAYESTFSSITLTVHSSLDAVGLTAAVAQKLAHHGISANVIAAYYHDHIFVQTEKAELAMAALQEFKQS, from the coding sequence ATGGCGGGTAAGACAAATTTGGAAGAACTCTTGAGTTCTATTGCTCCCAGGCTTTCACCAATCTCGTATGTATTTTGCTGCGTCCAAGGCTCGTACGGAGATTTCTCCAATCTCAAGCCACTGGCGTCATTCGCAGAAGATGAGGGGCTCACCTTAGTGATTCCCGAGAACCAAGCGATGGAACACAACCTCGCTTATGAATCTACTTTTTCCTCAATCACATTAACCGTCCATTCGAGCCTGGACGCTGTTGGCCTTACAGCCGCAGTTGCACAAAAGCTAGCTCATCACGGTATCAGCGCCAACGTCATCGCTGCCTATTATCATGACCACATCTTTGTTCAGACAGAGAAGGCAGAGCTTGCAATGGCTGCCCTTCAAGAATTTAAGCAATCGTAA